One genomic segment of Corynebacterium durum includes these proteins:
- a CDS encoding DUF3068 domain-containing protein, producing the protein MLPKSRVFCVMLLGLSAALLVVGVLLPRYVHADSRLPLSLGQTTMVLRDNNGTVGSGESEYKGALLKQVNTELMDPVDATEVTLRIGMTLSKDIKESDLNRLVNAKIWSYRMDRITGEAVGDATLTDQIVGPTQTVAVDGVWTKFPMDAGQGPYQVFDDTLRQSRPAHFVGEERREGRTILHFRQDIQPVNVATLFADAANTTNFAEPDGAMTSGYLFHSAVRDWYVDRATGLIIDAEEHIDDFYGTREGEKREQVILFHGKVTPDSASTLMSQASSVSNGNWVHTTSTVLLGAGGALAFVGLIGVFGAFSLGRGRSERESRRERGNQRGRGSRRGARS; encoded by the coding sequence GCGGGTCTTTTGTGTGATGCTGTTGGGTCTGAGCGCTGCACTACTGGTCGTTGGTGTGCTACTTCCGCGCTACGTTCATGCCGACAGCAGGCTACCGCTGTCGCTGGGACAGACCACAATGGTGCTGCGTGACAACAATGGCACGGTGGGCAGCGGGGAAAGCGAATATAAGGGGGCGTTGCTCAAGCAGGTGAATACGGAGCTGATGGACCCCGTCGACGCCACCGAGGTGACCCTCCGTATTGGCATGACGCTGAGCAAAGACATTAAGGAAAGCGATCTGAATCGTTTGGTGAACGCGAAAATCTGGAGTTACCGGATGGACCGCATCACGGGGGAAGCGGTCGGGGATGCAACGTTGACGGATCAGATTGTGGGACCCACGCAAACCGTGGCCGTTGATGGTGTGTGGACGAAATTCCCCATGGATGCAGGTCAAGGCCCCTACCAAGTTTTTGACGACACCCTCCGGCAGTCCCGGCCCGCACATTTCGTGGGGGAGGAGCGGCGCGAAGGACGCACCATCCTGCACTTCCGCCAGGATATTCAACCCGTCAACGTGGCCACACTGTTTGCCGACGCCGCGAACACCACCAACTTCGCCGAACCCGATGGTGCGATGACCTCTGGATATTTATTCCACTCCGCCGTACGGGACTGGTATGTGGACCGCGCCACCGGCCTGATCATTGATGCGGAGGAGCATATTGATGATTTCTATGGCACTCGGGAAGGGGAAAAACGTGAGCAGGTCATTCTTTTCCATGGTAAGGTGACGCCGGACAGTGCTTCGACATTGATGTCGCAGGCATCGTCAGTATCTAATGGGAACTGGGTGCACACCACCAGCACGGTTCTATTGGGAGCAGGCGGCGCGCTCGCGTTTGTTGGATTGATTGGCGTCTTTGGCGCTTTCAGCCTTGGGCGTGGGAGGAGTGAGCGTGAAAGCCGACGCGAGCGTGGAAATCAGCGTGGGCGCGGGAGTCGGCGCGGCGCACGGTCATAA